In Gemmatimonadota bacterium, the following are encoded in one genomic region:
- a CDS encoding DUF721 domain-containing protein, translating to MTNKKRPEPLSSALDAYLGKKGLTKRLDLAGAVERWAEVVGERVAANARAEAVTADGLLWVRVRSSPWAAELSLMAPRILARLNQDRDGKIRDLRCIVGMNE from the coding sequence ATGACGAACAAGAAACGCCCCGAACCGTTGAGCAGCGCCCTCGATGCGTATCTCGGGAAAAAGGGCCTGACCAAACGGCTGGACTTGGCCGGGGCGGTCGAACGGTGGGCGGAAGTGGTCGGCGAGCGGGTCGCGGCCAATGCCCGCGCCGAGGCCGTCACCGCCGACGGCCTGCTGTGGGTTCGGGTCCGCTCGTCGCCCTGGGCCGCCGAACTGAGTTTGATGGCCCCGCGGATCCTGGCCCGGCTGAACCAAGACCGTGACGGCAAGATTCGCGATCTTCGCTGCATCGTGGGAATGA
- the recF gene encoding DNA replication and repair protein RecF, with amino-acid sequence MRAVRIEASGFRNLARLDLALPPGGAVFLGDNGHGKTNLLELIYYPVLYRSVRGARDAALVQFGEPGFHLALDFERGDRTTRAEAGFEVVGRRKRVVTDGVEAERVGQSLGDWLAVAFLPTDVSLVSGGASERRQFLDRTLALADPGYLRALRQYRAALEQRNAALRRAEPEIAAAFDPAVARFGAGVVTARLAWCERFGPAWSAACAALGEDMPVTLRYRGKAELASPDAWPAAFAANRKRDLALGATHAGPHRDDLTLDLGGTPLRVAGSTGQQRTAAIALKLCERDTFEAAHGDPPALLLDDVFAELDRDRQERLAGRLRLGSVVQVFVTAPRQDELPDGLDLPIYRVERGMIGTRMEWQPA; translated from the coding sequence ATGCGGGCGGTCCGAATCGAGGCCAGCGGCTTCAGGAACTTGGCGCGCCTCGATCTCGCGCTGCCCCCGGGGGGAGCGGTCTTCCTGGGCGACAACGGCCACGGCAAGACCAATCTACTGGAACTGATCTACTATCCGGTTCTCTACCGCAGCGTTCGGGGTGCGCGCGACGCCGCGCTGGTTCAATTCGGGGAACCGGGGTTCCACCTAGCCCTGGATTTTGAACGCGGCGACCGAACCACCCGGGCCGAGGCGGGCTTCGAGGTGGTGGGCCGGCGGAAACGGGTGGTGACCGACGGGGTCGAGGCCGAGCGGGTCGGCCAATCCCTGGGCGATTGGTTGGCGGTCGCGTTTCTGCCGACAGACGTGAGCTTGGTTTCGGGCGGGGCCTCCGAGCGGCGGCAGTTCCTCGACCGAACCCTGGCCCTGGCGGACCCCGGGTACCTCCGGGCCCTCCGCCAGTATCGAGCGGCGCTGGAGCAGCGAAATGCGGCCCTTCGCCGGGCCGAACCCGAGATTGCCGCGGCATTTGATCCCGCGGTGGCTCGATTCGGGGCCGGCGTGGTGACGGCCCGGTTGGCGTGGTGCGAGCGGTTCGGCCCGGCGTGGAGCGCCGCCTGTGCCGCGCTCGGCGAGGACATGCCGGTCACGCTTCGATACCGCGGGAAGGCCGAGTTGGCCTCGCCGGATGCTTGGCCCGCGGCCTTCGCGGCCAACCGGAAACGGGACTTGGCCCTCGGGGCCACGCACGCCGGGCCGCACCGCGACGATTTGACGCTCGATCTCGGCGGGACGCCACTCCGGGTCGCGGGATCGACGGGGCAGCAGCGAACGGCGGCGATTGCGCTCAAGCTCTGCGAGCGCGACACGTTCGAGGCAGCGCACGGCGATCCGCCGGCCTTGCTCCTCGACGATGTGTTCGCGGAGCTCGACCGGGACCGGCAGGAGCGATTGGCCGGCCGGCTTCGGCTGGGATCGGTGGTTCAGGTTTTCGTGACCGCCCCCCGGCAGGACGAGTTGCCCGACGGCCTGGATCTCCCGATCTACCGAGTCGAGCGGGGCATGATCGGTACCCGGATGGAGTGGCAACCGGCATGA